One segment of Papaver somniferum cultivar HN1 unplaced genomic scaffold, ASM357369v1 unplaced-scaffold_137, whole genome shotgun sequence DNA contains the following:
- the LOC113334348 gene encoding eukaryotic translation initiation factor 3 subunit A-like produces MATFGKPENALKRAEELIHVGQMQAALQVLHDVITSKRYRAWQKTLERIMFKYVELCVEMRRGRFAKDGLIQYRIVCQQVNVGSLEEVIKHFLHLSTEKAENAKAQAEALEEALDVDDLEADKRPEDLMLSYVGGEKGKDRSDRELVTPWFKFLWETYRTVLEILRNNSKLEALYAMTAHRAFQFCKQYKRTTEFRRLCEIIRNHLANLNKYKDQRDRPDLLLPESLQLYQDTRFEQLKVATELELWQEAFRSVEDIHGLMCMVKKTPKPSLMVVYYGKLTEIFRVSDSQLYNAYAWSKLFSLQKSYNRHLTQKDLQLIASSVVLAALSVTPYDHGYGASHLELDNEKERNLRMANLIGFSLDPKRDSREVLSRSALLSQLVSKGVLACASPEVKELYNLLEHEFPPLDLASRVQPLLGSISNVGGKISSASSVPQVQLSYYVPALEKLATLRLLQQVSQVYQTMKIEVLSKMIPFFDFSIVEKISVDAIKSNFIAMKVDHQKGAVLFGSLDLESDTLQGHLTLLAESLNKARGLIYPPVKKASKLGDALLGLAEVVNKEHKKLLARKSIIEKRKELQERQLLEMELEEETKRQKIQQVTVEAEKKRLEKEAYLREQERIKRDQEEQEIEKLKKIYKNKKGTKTPTTKQEIIDMAIQEQLKERQELEKRLQKLAKTMDHMERARREEEAPLIDAAFQQRLVEGEIAHERDQQQEIELSRERHVGDLQEKNRLSRMLENKNILQARIVSRRQSEFDRLQRERDERIAQLLQDHREIRDKQRKLIFYLRSEEERQKKLAEEEALRKQQEAERKKKEDLERKAKLDEMAEKQRQREAEAEERERKEREARFNRAPPVPAAAAPAAISSAPGTTAAAPARYVPRFMRAASGAAAVTPPEPDRWGSRQEGQRQSATDRWRADRTEDRRPSAASGSSDRTDDHRPSAASGSTDRTDDRRPSAASGSTGKWVPPNKR; encoded by the exons ATGGCTACTTTTGGAAAACCCGAGAATGCTTTGAAGCGCGCTGAAG AGTTGATTCATGTCGGGCAGATGCAAGCAGCCTTGCAAGTATTGCACGATGTAATCACTTCTAAGAGGTATCGTGCATGGCAGAAAACACTTGAGCGTATAATGTTCAAGTATGTTGAACTCTGTGTTGAGATGAGGAGGGGTCGGTTTGCGAAGGATGGGCTGATTCAGTACCGGATTGTGTGCCAACAAGTTAATGTTGGTTCACTGGAAGAGGTGATCAAACACTTTTTGCATCTTTCAACTGAGAAAGCTGAGAATGCAAAGGCCCAGGCAGaggctttagaagaagctctgGACGTTGATGACTTGGAAGCTGATAAGAGGCCTGAAGACTTGATGCTGAGCTATGTTGGTGGAGAGAAGGGAAAGGATAGATCTGACCGCGAGCTTGTTACTCCGTGGTTCAAGTTTCTATGGGAGACCTACAGAACAGTTCTTGAAATTCTCCGTAACAACTCTAAACTAGAAGCTCTCTACGCG ATGACTGCGCACCGAGCTTTCCAGTTTTGTAAGCAGTACAAGAGAACAACTGAATTCCGTAGGCTTTGCGAAATAATCAGAAACCATCTTGCAAATCTTAACAAATACAAGGACCAGAGAGACAGACCTGACTTATTGTTACCAGAAAGCTTACAACTGTACCAAGATACGAGGTTTGAGCAGCTTAAGGTTGCAACTGAGCTTGAACTTTGGCAG GAAGCTTTTCGTTCTGTGGAAGACATTCATGGTTTGATGTGTATGGTAAAGAAAACTCCCAAGCCATCCTTGATGGTCGTTTATTATGGCAAGCTGACTGAGATATTCCGGGTTTCGGACAGTCAACTTTATAATGCCTATGCATGGTCCAAACTGTTCTCACTTCAGAAAAGTTACAATAGGCACTTAACCCAGAAGGATTTGCAGCTAATTGCATCCTCTGTTGTATTAGCTGCTCTTTCAGTGACTCCCTATGATCATGGTTATGGTGCATCACATTTGGAGCTTGACAATGAGAAGGAGCGCAATTTGAGAATGGCTAACCTTATAGGTTTTAGTCTCGACCCTAAACGTGATAGCAGAGAAGTG CTTTCAAGGTCAGCGCTTCTCTCGCAACTG GTCTCTAAAGGTGTGTTGGCTTGTGCATCACCGGAAGTTAAAGAGCTTTACAATCTTCTGGAACATGAATTTCCACCCCTGGATCTTGCTTCAAGAGTTCAGCCATTGTTAGGCAGTATCTCCAATGTTGGAGGAAAAATTTCGTCTGCATCTTCTGTTCCACAAGTGCAACTTTCATACTATGTTCCTGCTCTCGAAAAGCTTGCTACCCTGCGGTTGCTTCAGCAG GTTTCACAGGTTTATCAGACGATGAAAATCGAGGTCTTGTCCAAGATGATTCCCttttttgatttttcgattgttgaaAAGATTTCAGTTGATGCCATCAAATCGAATTTCATTGCGATGAAGGTCGATCATCAGAAAGGAGCAGTTCTCTTTGGTAGTTTG GATCTTGAGTCTGACACGCTTCAGGGCCACCTGACCCTTCTTGCTGAGTCCTTGAATAAAGCGAGAGGGCTGATTTATCCTCCGGTTAAGAAGGCATCAAAATTAGGTGACGCGCTTCTAGGTTTAGCTGAGGTGGTTAATAAGGAGCACAAAAAGCTTCTTGCTAGAAAGTCTATTATTGAAAAGCGCAAAGAACTACAAGAACGCCAGTTGTTGGAAATG GAACTCGAGGAGGAAACCAAAAGGCAAAAGATTCAGCAAGTTACCGTGGAGGCAGAAAAGAAAAGGCTTGAAAAAGAAGCTTATTTGAGGGAGcaagaaagaattaagagagaccAAGAGGAGCAGGAGATAGAAAagttaaagaagatatataagaacAAGAAGGGGACGAAGACACCCACCACTAAACAAGAAATAATTGATATGGCTATACAAGAGCAACTGAAAGAGAGACAGGAATTGGAGAAGAGGCTTCAGAAACTTGCTAAAACTATGGATCATATGGAACGAGCAAGGAGAGAAGAGGAGGCTCCTCTTATTGATGCTGCATTTCAACAACGTCTAGTGGAGGGAGAAATTGCCCATGAGCGGGACCAGCAG caagagattgaaTTGAGCAGGGAACGCCATGTTGGAGACCTTCAGGAAAAGAATAGGCTCTCAAGGATGTTGGAGAATAAG AACATTCTCCAGGCTAGGATCGTCTCTCGTCGTCAATCTGAGTTTGACAGATTGCAGAGGGAGAGGGATGAGCGTATTGCCCAATTGCTTCAGGATCACAGGGAGATTAGAGATAAGCAGAGGAAGCTGATATTTTACTTGAGGTCTGAGGAGGAGAGACAGAAGAAATTGGCGGAAGAAGAAGCTCTTCGAAAGCAGCAAG AGGccgaaaggaaaaagaaagaagacttaGAGAGAAAAGCCAAGTTGGACGAGATGGCTGAGAAGCAGAGGCAAAGAGAGGCCGAAGCGGAGGAGAGGGAAAGGAAGGAGAGGGAGGCTCGGTTTAATAGAGCGCCAcctgttcctgctgctgctgctcctgctgccaTTTCAAGTGCACCTGGGACTACTGCTGCAGCACCGGCAAGATATGTACCTAGGTTCATGAGGGCAGCATCTGGAGCTGCTGCGGTAACACCCCCTGAACCTGACCGATGGGGCTCAAGACAAGAAGGTCAGCGTCAATCTGCAACTGATAGGTGGCGCGCTGATCGGACTGAAGATCGTAGGCCATCAGCAGCATCTGGGAGCAGTGATCGAACTGATGATCATAGGCCATCAGCAGCATCTGGGAGCACTGATCGAACTGATGATCGTAGGCCGTCAGCAGCATCTGGGAGCACCGGAAAATGGGTTCCCCCAAATAAACGTTGA